Proteins from a single region of Flavobacterium sp. YJ01:
- a CDS encoding peroxiredoxin yields MSLVGKKFPSIAVDAISEMGDNLKINIFEEAVNNNKKVLLFWYPKDFTFVCPTELHAFQAALPEFEQRNTIVIGASCDTNEVHFAWLNTPKNNGGIEGVTYPILADTNRNLANILGILDIESTSYSEDTDSVIIEGSNVTYRATYLIDETGKIFHESVNDMPLGRNVNEYLRMVDAYTHIQTKGEVCPANWEAGKEAMSADRISTAEYLSAN; encoded by the coding sequence ATGTCTTTAGTAGGAAAAAAATTCCCAAGTATTGCAGTAGATGCTATCTCAGAAATGGGTGACAATTTAAAAATCAACATTTTTGAAGAAGCAGTAAACAACAATAAAAAAGTACTTTTATTTTGGTACCCAAAAGATTTTACTTTTGTATGTCCAACTGAATTACACGCCTTTCAAGCTGCATTACCAGAATTTGAGCAAAGAAATACTATCGTAATTGGTGCTTCTTGTGATACAAACGAAGTTCACTTTGCTTGGTTAAATACTCCAAAAAACAATGGTGGAATCGAAGGAGTTACTTACCCAATTTTAGCTGATACAAACCGTAACTTAGCTAACATTTTAGGTATTCTTGATATCGAATCTACAAGCTACAGCGAAGATACAGATTCAGTTATCATCGAAGGTTCAAACGTAACTTACAGAGCTACTTACCTAATTGACGAAACTGGAAAAATCTTCCACGAAAGCGTAAACGATATGCCATTAGGACGTAACGTAAACGAATACTTAAGAATGGTTGACGCTTATACTCACATCCAAACTAAAGGTGAAGTTTGTCCTGCAAACTGGGAAGCTGGTAAAGAAGCTATGTCTGCTGACAGAATCAGTACTGCTGAATACTTAAGCGCTAACTAA
- a CDS encoding thioredoxin family protein: MLIDLNEDTLADLVAKNEKVVVQYSASWCGNCRIMKPKFKKLATENEAITFVLVDAENSPESRKLANVSNLPTFATFVNGQLVGETQTNKQEVLIDLVNAIA, translated from the coding sequence ATGTTAATCGACTTAAACGAAGATACGTTAGCAGATTTAGTTGCTAAAAACGAAAAAGTAGTAGTACAATATTCAGCATCATGGTGTGGAAACTGCCGTATTATGAAACCAAAATTCAAAAAATTAGCAACAGAAAATGAAGCTATCACTTTTGTTTTGGTTGATGCAGAAAATTCTCCTGAATCAAGAAAATTGGCTAATGTGAGCAACTTGCCTACTTTCGCTACTTTCGTAAACGGACAATTAGTTGGCGAAACGCAAACTAATAAACAAGAAGTTTTAATCGACCTTGTAAACGCAATTGCTTAA
- the tpx gene encoding thiol peroxidase: MASITLGGNPVHTSGELPAVGSQLADFKLVQNDLSIASLSTFAGKKLVLNIFPSVDTGTCAASVRKFNQSASGLENTTVLCISRDLPFAQKRFCGAEGLENVVNLSDFQEGTFGKANGLEIVDGPLKGLHSRAIIVVDANGKIVHTEQVVEIANEPNYEAALAAL, translated from the coding sequence ATGGCATCTATCACATTAGGAGGAAATCCAGTTCATACATCAGGCGAATTGCCAGCAGTTGGATCACAATTAGCTGACTTCAAATTAGTTCAAAACGATTTATCAATTGCTTCATTAAGCACTTTCGCTGGTAAAAAATTAGTTTTAAACATTTTCCCAAGTGTTGATACAGGAACTTGTGCTGCATCAGTTAGAAAATTCAACCAAAGTGCAAGCGGATTAGAAAACACAACCGTTTTATGTATTTCTAGAGATTTACCTTTCGCTCAAAAACGTTTTTGTGGTGCTGAAGGTTTAGAAAATGTAGTAAACTTATCTGATTTTCAAGAAGGTACTTTTGGTAAAGCAAACGGTTTAGAAATCGTTGACGGACCATTAAAAGGTTTACACTCAAGAGCAATCATTGTTGTTGATGCTAATGGAAAAATCGTTCATACTGAACAAGTTGTTGAAATTGCAAACGAACCAAATTACGAAGCAGCTTTAGCGGCACTATAA
- a CDS encoding diacylglycerol kinase family protein, whose product MEFQKDNTFVTGRLKSVTYAFKGAVKLIKTEHSVMVQFSLGIIMTIAGFYFHISQTEWLCQTFAIGLVLSIEGLNTAVEKIADFIHPDYSKRIGFIKDIAAGAVFFAAMTAIAIGLIIYIPKFI is encoded by the coding sequence ATGGAGTTTCAAAAAGACAATACTTTTGTTACAGGTCGATTAAAAAGCGTTACATATGCTTTTAAAGGAGCTGTAAAATTGATAAAAACAGAGCACAGCGTAATGGTTCAATTCTCTTTGGGAATTATCATGACCATTGCTGGGTTCTATTTTCATATTTCACAAACCGAATGGCTATGTCAAACATTTGCCATCGGTTTGGTTTTAAGCATTGAGGGATTGAATACGGCAGTTGAAAAAATTGCCGATTTTATCCATCCTGATTACAGCAAACGAATCGGATTTATCAAAGATATTGCTGCCGGAGCGGTATTTTTTGCCGCAATGACTGCAATAGCAATAGGTTTGATTATTTATATTCCAAAATTTATTTAG
- a CDS encoding DNA translocase FtsK, with product MAKNKKETVDKKNDKQEVNKRSFKMSKQQKFVLGCLLVLFSVALLVAFISFYVNGQWQNDQSIVNQLGDRSEVVENWLGKFGAYLSDLVIYRGFGLASFLFVRLFFLTGMFLALELSTQKLKNTWFWDIFAIIIVSILFGFFATSAPELGGTIGYELNLFLQDYIGKTGTLLTLLFGLIVYLIFKIKLSPEKIQTYFDSTKKDFKSELNTLKPTANQPESAYNLEEFAIKEEIVESDPDLDDIHLKTVDSQFEINKEALKPTISHSSEIELNPVLKPITPKQELPLVSPDEAFVIEKAEEEDIIEENLASRLVADFGLFDPTLDLSNYKFPTIDLLKEYSTGGITINQEELEENKNKIVDTLRNYKIEIAQIKATVGPSVTLYEIVPEAGIRISKIKSLEDDIALSLSALGIRIIAPIPGKGTIGIEVPNKNPTMVSMKSVIGAAKFQEAEMELPIALGKTISNETFVVDLAKMPHLLMAGATGQGKSVGLNAVLTSLLYKKHPAEVKFVLVDPKKVELTLFNKIERHYLAKLPDTEDAIITDNAKVVNTLNSLCTEMDNRYSLLKDAMVRNIKEYNDKFKARKLNPEAGHRFLPYIVLVVDEFADLIMTAGKEVEVPIARLAQLARAIGIHLIIATQRPSVNVITGLIKANFPARIAFRVTSKIDSRTILDTQGADQLIGRGDLLYTNGNDVIRVQCAFIDTPEVEKITDFIGAQKAYATAYLLPEFVGEETGINLDIDISERDTLFREAAEIIVNAQQGSASLLQRKLKLGYNRAGRLIDQLEAAGIVGPFEGSKARSVNILDLSALDQFFNNEQN from the coding sequence ATGGCAAAAAATAAAAAAGAAACTGTAGATAAAAAAAACGATAAGCAAGAAGTAAACAAAAGATCTTTTAAGATGTCTAAACAGCAAAAATTTGTTTTAGGATGTCTTCTAGTTCTTTTTTCTGTTGCATTGTTGGTTGCATTTATTTCATTTTACGTTAACGGACAATGGCAAAATGACCAAAGTATTGTAAATCAACTTGGAGATCGTAGTGAAGTTGTCGAAAACTGGCTTGGAAAATTCGGAGCTTATTTATCCGATTTAGTAATCTACAGAGGTTTTGGACTTGCTTCTTTTTTATTCGTTCGTCTATTTTTCCTGACCGGAATGTTTTTGGCATTAGAACTTTCTACTCAAAAACTTAAAAACACTTGGTTTTGGGATATTTTCGCCATCATTATAGTTTCTATTTTGTTTGGTTTCTTTGCAACTTCTGCACCAGAATTAGGGGGAACAATTGGTTATGAATTGAACTTATTCCTACAAGATTATATCGGAAAAACAGGTACTTTATTAACATTGCTTTTCGGTTTAATTGTGTATCTTATTTTCAAAATCAAATTATCTCCAGAAAAAATCCAGACCTATTTTGATTCTACTAAAAAAGATTTCAAATCAGAATTAAATACTTTAAAACCAACAGCAAATCAGCCTGAAAGCGCTTATAATTTGGAAGAATTTGCAATTAAAGAAGAAATAGTAGAAAGCGATCCTGATTTGGATGATATTCACTTAAAAACTGTTGATTCTCAATTTGAAATTAACAAAGAAGCATTAAAACCAACTATTTCTCATTCATCTGAAATTGAGTTAAATCCAGTTTTAAAGCCAATCACTCCAAAACAAGAACTACCATTAGTTTCTCCTGACGAAGCTTTTGTAATTGAAAAAGCGGAAGAAGAAGATATAATTGAAGAAAATTTAGCTTCTCGCCTAGTTGCCGATTTCGGATTATTTGATCCAACTTTAGATTTATCAAACTACAAATTCCCAACCATCGATTTATTAAAAGAATATTCGACTGGTGGAATTACTATTAATCAAGAGGAATTAGAAGAAAATAAAAACAAGATTGTAGATACACTTCGTAACTACAAAATTGAAATTGCACAAATTAAAGCAACCGTTGGACCATCGGTTACTTTGTACGAAATTGTTCCAGAAGCAGGAATCAGAATTTCTAAAATTAAGAGTTTAGAAGATGATATCGCATTATCATTATCAGCATTAGGAATTCGTATTATTGCGCCAATTCCAGGAAAAGGTACTATCGGTATTGAGGTTCCGAACAAAAACCCAACTATGGTTTCGATGAAAAGCGTTATTGGAGCCGCTAAGTTTCAAGAAGCTGAAATGGAACTTCCAATTGCTTTAGGAAAAACTATTTCTAACGAAACTTTTGTAGTCGATCTTGCTAAAATGCCTCACTTATTGATGGCTGGAGCAACGGGACAAGGAAAGTCTGTTGGATTAAATGCGGTTTTAACTTCGCTTTTATACAAAAAACATCCAGCAGAAGTAAAATTTGTTTTGGTCGATCCGAAAAAAGTAGAGCTTACACTTTTTAATAAAATTGAAAGACACTATTTAGCCAAACTTCCAGATACAGAAGACGCAATTATTACAGATAATGCAAAAGTTGTCAATACTTTAAATTCACTTTGTACAGAAATGGATAATCGTTATTCTTTATTAAAAGATGCGATGGTTCGTAATATTAAAGAATACAACGATAAATTTAAAGCAAGAAAATTAAATCCTGAAGCTGGCCACCGATTTTTACCTTACATTGTTTTGGTTGTCGATGAGTTCGCCGACTTGATTATGACTGCAGGAAAAGAAGTAGAAGTACCTATTGCGCGTCTTGCTCAGTTAGCTCGTGCAATCGGTATTCACCTGATTATTGCAACACAGAGACCTTCTGTAAACGTAATTACAGGTTTAATTAAAGCCAATTTCCCTGCTAGAATTGCTTTTAGGGTAACTTCAAAAATCGACTCGAGAACGATTTTGGATACGCAAGGTGCCGATCAGCTGATTGGACGTGGAGATTTACTATACACAAACGGGAATGATGTCATTCGTGTTCAGTGCGCTTTCATTGATACACCAGAAGTTGAAAAAATTACCGATTTTATTGGTGCACAAAAAGCGTATGCCACGGCTTATTTGCTTCCGGAGTTTGTTGGAGAAGAAACTGGCATTAATCTTGATATAGATATTTCTGAAAGAGATACTTTATTTAGAGAAGCGGCAGAGATAATTGTTAATGCACAACAAGGTTCTGCTTCTTTATTGCAACGAAAATTAAAATTAGGATACAACAGAGCAGGTCGATTAATCGATCAACTTGAGGCAGCAGGTATTGTTGGTCCGTTCGAAGGCAGTAAAGCTAGAAGCGTTAATATTTTAGACTTAAGTGCTCTTGATCAATTTTTTAATAATGAACAAAATTAA
- a CDS encoding outer membrane lipoprotein carrier protein LolA, giving the protein MRTKIQEINKNSITNMTKKCFQMAVILLLSFTSIQAQDKKAKDLLNEVTSKIKSYDNIVIDFKYSLNNAKENINQDSKGNVTMKGNQYVLNFMGVTKIFDGQKTYTIVPEDEEVTISKVNEKDDNAITPSKMLTFFNSGYKYNMDIVQNVKGRKIQYIKLVPTSGKDQRKEILLGIDSQTKHIYNLIETGKNGTKTTLTVNSFKTNQPLSKNQFTFVASKYPKYYINKLD; this is encoded by the coding sequence ATGAGAACAAAAATTCAAGAAATCAACAAAAATTCTATCACAAACATGACTAAAAAGTGTTTTCAAATGGCAGTTATTTTGCTTTTGAGCTTCACTTCTATTCAGGCTCAAGATAAGAAAGCAAAAGATCTATTGAACGAAGTAACTTCTAAAATAAAAAGCTACGATAATATTGTAATTGATTTTAAATATTCTTTGAATAATGCTAAAGAAAACATTAATCAAGACAGTAAAGGGAATGTAACTATGAAAGGAAATCAATATGTATTGAATTTCATGGGGGTTACTAAAATTTTTGATGGTCAAAAAACATATACAATTGTTCCTGAAGACGAAGAAGTTACAATTTCTAAAGTAAACGAAAAGGATGACAATGCAATTACTCCTTCAAAAATGCTTACTTTCTTTAATTCTGGCTATAAATACAATATGGACATTGTTCAAAATGTAAAAGGAAGAAAAATTCAATACATCAAATTAGTTCCTACAAGCGGAAAAGATCAAAGAAAAGAAATTCTTTTAGGTATTGACAGTCAAACAAAACACATTTATAATTTGATTGAAACAGGGAAAAACGGAACAAAAACAACTTTAACCGTTAATTCTTTTAAAACCAATCAGCCATTATCAAAAAATCAATTTACCTTTGTAGCGAGTAAATACCCGAAATACTACATTAATAAATTAGATTAA